The DNA segment CTGCTCATGGAGGTGAGCTTCCCGAACCGCGAGCAGCGCCTCGCCACGGTGAGCGGTCACCACACGCCGCAGACGTTACGCGCCGACCTGAAGAAGCTCCGCAGGCCGCAGGATCTGCCGACGCTGCTCTACCACATCAAGCCGGTGTTCCAGGCCGAGGTGGAGCGCGAGTGCGCGGCGCTCGAAGGCGTGAGCCTCGAGGTCATGAAGATCGGCGATCAGTTCTTGCTGTAGGCGTCGCTTGCCCCGCTGCAAGCAACAAAAACCCCTCTCCCGCGGGCGGGAGAGGGGTTTGGGGTGAGGGTCGGTCAGCCCTGCTGATCGGCTTCCACGCGCGCGAGCACGACGGTGATGTTGTCGAGCCCGCCGTGGAAGTTCGCGCGCTCGATGAGCACGCGGCACGCCTCGTCGAGCGACGGGGCCTTCACGACGATGTCGCAGATCTCCGGGTCCTTCACGAGGCCCGAGAGGCCGTCGGAGCAGAGCAGGTAGATGTCCCCTGCGGCCGTCTCCTCGGTCAAGAGATCCACGAGCACGTCCTCGCGGATGCCGAGCGCGCGCGTGATCACGTTCGGCGGCAGCCGCTTGATCTCCTCCTCCGTCATCCACGGCGCCATGTGCAAGGCGTCGCTGACGAGCGAGTGATCACGCGTGAGCTGCGTGATCTTGTCACCCCGGATGCGGTAACAACGGCTGTCGCCCACGTGACCCACGGTCACGCGCGTCGCGTTCTTGTCGAACATCGCCGTCACGATCGTCGTGCCCATCCCGAAGTCCGCCATGGTCTTGAGCGAACGATCGAAGATGCGACGGTTGGCCAGCCGTAGGCCCGTGACGACGTAGTTCTCCTCCTCCGTCAAGTTCGGATCGGCAGGAAATGGCCATGTACCGTCGCGACCGACGGTGACCGAGAAGAAATCCGAGAGGGTGGAGACGGCCAGCCGGCTCGCCACATCGCCGGAGCGATGCCCGCCCATTCCGTCGGCAACGGCGACGACATGGTACTCGGGCATCACGAGGAGGTTGTCCTCGTTGTGCTCCCGCATCAGGCCGACATCGGTCATCCCGGCGAACCGGGTTCGCATGGCCGAACAATAGACGCGGTGGGGGGGCGCCGTGCAAGGTCGGTGAGCAGATCCCGTCACCTTTCCCGCCCAGGACCCCCCGAACCCCACCCCCGGAAGGACAGCAAGCCCACCAGAACCCCGAAAATGTGGTGTTCACCTGTCGGTTCTGTGCTCATGGCTACGATTTTCCTGGATTTTACAACCAGGTCGAGCCGAGCTCGATCCCGAGCGCTGGCGCGATCGCCTCGGCCGCTCGCACGCCGGACGCCTGCGACTCCTCGAAGAGCGCCATGCCGGGCTGATCCGCGTGCGCCCACGCCACTCGCTCGTCGAGCAAGACGAGCGGTTCGAAGGGCTTTTCGCCGAGGAAACCAGGGCGCGGACGCGGCATCGCGTGGCCCCACACGCACACGTCCAGACGCGAGATCTGCTCGCGCAGCTCGGGATGCGCGGGCGCGAGGTCGCAGAGCACGTCGTTCGCGATCTCTTCCCACGGCAGCGTGACGAGGTTCTTTCGTGCTCCCACGACATCGGGCCCGCCGTACGCGCGGTAGTACGTGAGCACGGTGCGCGAGGAGAGCTCGGTGAGCTGATGGCGC comes from the Polyangium spumosum genome and includes:
- a CDS encoding PP2C family protein-serine/threonine phosphatase → MRTRFAGMTDVGLMREHNEDNLLVMPEYHVVAVADGMGGHRSGDVASRLAVSTLSDFFSVTVGRDGTWPFPADPNLTEEENYVVTGLRLANRRIFDRSLKTMADFGMGTTIVTAMFDKNATRVTVGHVGDSRCYRIRGDKITQLTRDHSLVSDALHMAPWMTEEEIKRLPPNVITRALGIREDVLVDLLTEETAAGDIYLLCSDGLSGLVKDPEICDIVVKAPSLDEACRVLIERANFHGGLDNITVVLARVEADQQG